The window GCAGCAGGGCCGCGGCCTGGACGCCCTCGGCTCCGGCCTGGTCTTCACCGCGATCGGCGCCGGCTACCTGCTCACCTCCACCACGGCGCACCGCGTCGCCGCCCGCCTCGGCCGCCAGGCGATCGCGCTCGGCGGGCTGCTGATGGCCGGCGGGCTGGGCCTGCTCGGCCTCGCCGTCCACGCCGGTGGGACGACCGGCGGCGTCTGGTGGCTGGCGCCGGGCCTGTTCGTGGACGGTCTCGGGATGGGGCTGGTGATAGCTCCGGTGACCAGCGTCGTGCTGGCCTCGGTCGAGCCCCGGCTGGTCGGGTCGGCCGCGGGGCTGTTGGCCACCGTGCAGCAGGTCGCCGGGGCGCTCGGGATCGCGCTGATCGGGATCGTCCACTACGGCGCCGGCGACCCGGTCACCGCCCTGGAGCGCAGCGTCGCCGCGCTGGCGGTGCTGGAGTTGCTGCTGGTGGGCCTGGTGCAGCTGCTGCCCCGCCGGACGCCCTGAGGGGAGCGCGGCAGGGCGGGTGGACCGGTCCCGGTCCACCCGCCCGTTCCGTTCACTCCCCCCGATCGGGTTGGATGGGTGGATGAGCGAGGAGAAGAGCGCCGTACCGGCGTGGGAGCAGCGGTTCAGGGCAGCCAGGGTTTCCCTCCCGGACTGGGCGGAGGACGCCCCCGACCGGTCGCTGTACGTGTCCAACGCGACCGGTACCTACGAGGTGTACGCCTGGGACCGCGCCACCGACACCCACCGGCAGGTCACCGACCGGCCGAACGGCACCACCGACGCCGAGCTGTCGCCCGACGGCGCGTGGATCTGGTGGTTCGACGACAACGACGGCGACGAGTTCGGGATCTGGCGCCGCCAGCCGTTCGCCGGCCGCCCGGAGGACGGCGCCGGCTCTCCCGACGAGGAGGCCGTGCCCGGCCTGGCCGCCTCCTACTCCGCGGGCCTCGCCCTCGGCCGGGACGGCACGGTGGTGGTCGGCCGCTCCACCGACGAGCACGGCACCACCCTCCACCTGCGCCGCCCGGGCGCGGCCGAGGCGGTGGAGATCTACCGCCACGAGGAGTACGGCGGCATCGGCGACCTCAGCTACGACAGCACGCTGCTCGCCATCGACCACACCGAGCACGGCGACGCGATGCACTCGGCGCTGCGGGTCGTCCGGCTCGCCGACGGCGCGACCGTCGCCGAGCTGGACGAGGTCACCGGGCACCCGGAGCCGCGCGGCATCGCCTGCCTCGGCTTCGCACCGGTCGACGGCGACACCCGGCTGCTGGTCGCCCACCAGCGCACCGGCCGCTGGGAGCCGATGATCTGGGACGTGGCCACGGGGGCCGAGACCGCGCTGGCGCTCCGCGACGAGCAGGGCCGCGAGCTGCCCGGCGACGTCTCCGCCCAGTGGCGCCCCGACGCCCGCGCGCTGCTGGTCGAGCACGAGTACGAGGCACGCAGCGAGCTGTTCTCGTACGCCCTCGACACCGGGGTACTGACCCGGCTGGAGACCCCGCGCGGCACCGTCGGCGGCGCGACCGCCCGCCCGGACGGCACGGTGGAGTTCCTCTGGTCCTCCGCCGCCGAGCCGTCCGCCGTCCGGTCCACCGCCGGCACGGTCGTCCTGCGGGCGCCGGGCCCGGTGCCGCCGGGCTCGGTACCGGTCGAGGACGTCTGGGTGGACGGCCCGGGCGGCCGGGTGCACGCGCTGGTCCAGCGCCCGGTCGGCGACGGCCCGTTCCCGACCGTCTTCGACGTCCACGGCGGGCCGACCCACCACGACAGCGACTCCTTCGCCGCCGGCCCGGCCGCCTGGCTGGACCACGGCTTCGCGGTGGTCCGGGTCAACTACCGCGGCTCCACCGGCTACGGCCAGGCCTGGACGGACGCGCTGCACGAGCGGGTCGGCCTGATCGAGCTGGAGGACATCGCCGCCGTCCGCGCCTGGGCGGTCGCGAGCGGGCTCGCCGACCCGGAGCGGCTGGTGCTCACCGGCGGCTCGTGGGGCGGCTACCTCACCCTGCTCGGCCTCGGCGTGCAGCCGGAGAACTGGACCCTCGGCGTCGCCGCCGTCCCGGTCGCCGACTACCTGACGGCGTACGACGACGAGATGGAGGCGCTGAAGTCCTTGGACCGCACGCTCTTCGGCGGCACACCGACCGAGGTGCCCGAGCGCTGGACCGCCTCCTCGCCGCTGACCTACGTCGAGCGGGTCCGGGTGCCGGTCTACATCAGCGCCGGGGTGAACGACCCGCGCTGCCCGATCCGGCAGATCGAGAACTACGTGGAGCGGCTGGAGCAGCTGGGCCGGCCGCACGAGGTCTACCGGTACGACGCCGGGCACGGCTCGCTGGTGGTGGAGGAGCGGATCAAGCAGCTGCGGCTGGAGATCGACTTCGTCCGGCGGCACCTGGGCGCGGGGAGCGCCGGGGCGGGTCAGGGCGAGCCGAGCGACGGGGGCAAGGGGTGAGACGTCGGCTGACGCTCATGGGGGTGGGGGTGGCCGGGGCGCTCGCGCTCACCGGCTGCTCGGGTCAGGACGGCAGCGACGCGGCCTGCCCGCCGCCGCTGCCGCCGTCCAGCCGGCCGACGGCGACCGCCACGGCGACGGCCACCGCGACGACGGCCGCGGCCGGGGCGGCGGGGGGCCCGGCCGTCCGGGCGGTCTTCCGCGCGGCCGACGTCGCGGTGGGCGTGTCAGGTGCATCGGGTGCCTCAGGTGCGTCAGGTGCGTCAGGTGCGTCAGGTGCGTCAGGTGCGGACGTCACGGACGTCACGCGGGCCGACGCCGGTGACGGGGCGGTCGTGCTCGCCTCGTCCAAGTCGTCCGGGTCGAAGTCGTCCGGGTCCAAGGGGTCGAAGAGCTCCAAGAGCGGGCGCAGCACCCGCCACCACACCGACCACTACGACTCGGACGACGACAGCGGCAGCGGGAGCGGGAGCGGCGGCAGCCGGTGCGGCAACCCGCCCCCGACGGTCTCGCCGTCCTCGACCCCGTCCGGCACACCCTGGTCCCCGCCCGCGGCGACCCCGCACCCGACGCCGGCCGTGCCGACGGCGCCCGTTCTGCCGTCCAAGCCGGCCGTCCCGCCGGCGAAGCCCTCACGCTGAGCCCGGCGTCCGGAGCGCTCAGCCCCGCGTCCGGCGAGCTGGGTCCGGAGGGCTGAGCCCGGCGTCCGGAGCGCCGAACCCGCCCCGGGCGGCCGCTCGCACCCCGGCCGGGGCTACTCCAGGACCGGGTCCAGCCCGAGGGCCCGGTCCTGCTCGGCCTCCGCCTCGCGTCGCACCAGGCGGAACCACATGAAGACGACGAAGCCGCCGAAGACGAACCACTCCAGGGTGTACCCGAGGTTCTGGAACGCCCGGAGGCTGAGGCCGTCGCCGCCCTGCGGCTGCACGGTCGGCACCGGGGTCAGCCCCGCCGGCACGGTGTCCGAGGACACCCAGCCGTCGTACCAGCCGTCGTAGGAGAGCTTGTTGACGAGCGAGGCCTTGTTGATCGTGCCGAGCTGTCCGGTCGGGAGCCCGCCGGCCACGGCGCCGCCGCTGCCGCTGCTCTCGCCGGCCTGCAACCGCCCGGCCACCGTGACCTCGCCGGCCGGCGGCAGCGCCGTGGCGGCCGCGTCCTCGGCGGGCGTGCCCGGCGCCCAGCCGCGAACCACCGCGACGATCCGGCCGTCGTCGGTGCGCAGCGGGGTGAGCACGTAGTAGCCCTGCTTGCCGTCCAGCACCCGGTTGGGCACGAGCAGCTGGTGTTCCTGGTCGAAGGTCCCGGACACCGTCACGGCCCGGCCGACGGTGTCGGTGGTGACCTGCGGCCGGTCGGGGCCGAGCAGTTCGCCGAGCGGCGCGGCCGTGCCGGCGTCGTCCACCGCCTTGCTGATCTCCTGGTGCGAGGAGACCTTGTCCTCGAACCGGCCGAGCTGCCAGGAGCCGAGCCAGACGCACACCGCCACGGCCGCGACGGCCAGCGCGGTGCCGCTCAGCCAGCGCGGAGTGAGGAGGAACCGGTACACACCCCCCACGGTAACCAGTCCTCACACCCCGCCCGACCACAGGGGCCCCCGCCACGCCCGCCCGGACCGGGGCCGGGCACCGCGGCCGGGGCCCGCCCGAGCGGGCCGGCACCCGGCGGCGGGGTCAGTCGGAGGACGGCGAGGTGGACGGCGCCGAGGTCCCGGTCGGGGCGGGCGCCACGACGGCCTGCGGCGCCGTGCGGTAGACCGTGCCCGAGCAGGCCCCCGGCAGGACGACGGAGGCGGCGCTCGGGCTGCCCGGCGCCGGGGTGTGCGCGAGGGTGACGCCGGCCGGCGGCGCGGTGGGGCCGGAGGTCGGGGTGGCCGAGGGGCTCGGCGCCGTGGTCGGGCCCGCCGTCGGGGTGGCGGATGCCGGGGGCGCCCCGGTCGGTGCCGCCGAGGCTCCGATCGCCGGGGCGACGGCGCCCGTGCCGGAGCCCGCGGCCGAGCCGCCCGGTCCGCCGGACCGCAACGCCTGGGCGCCGCCCGAACCGGAGCTGCCCGGACCGCTCTGGCCGGCCGTCGCACTGGGCGAGACGCCGCCCGCGGTCCGGCAGCCGCCGCCGTCCGGCACCCAGCCGAAGTCCACCCGGTAGGCGGCCTGCGGTGCAAGGAGCAACCCGGGGCCGTCGCCGCCGCCCGGTCGCGGGGCGGGCAGGTCGGTCGCCGGATCGTCCGCCGTGTGGTCGGTCACCCGGATCCGGGACTGGTCCGTCCCGGTGGCCCCGGTCACCGCGACCGAGCCCGGCCCGCCGAGCCGGCAGGTGTGCGCGGAGGTGTTGACCACCGTGAAGTACCCGTAGATCCGCCCGTCGCCGTCGGCCGCGCCGACCCTGGCCGTCCCCTGCCCGAGGTCGCCCCGGAGGCAGAGCGGTACGGGCGCGTCGTCGCCCCCGCCGGTGCTGGAGGCGCTGGGCCGGGCGGACGCGCCCGCCCCGGCGTCGGCGCTGCTGGCTCCCGGGCGCGGCGGTGTGCTCGCCGAGCCGGACGGGCTGCCGGCGCCCGGTGAACCACTGGCCTCGGGGTGCGGCAGCGCGTTCGGGCCCGCGGCGTCGGTGCCGGCCGTACCCTCGACGGTGGCCGAGGGCGTCGCGCCGGACGCGCCGGGGGTGCCGGGGCCGCCGGAGAGTCCGAGGTGGTCGTCGTCGTGCAGGGCCGGCAGGCCGATCGCCACCGCGACCGCCAGTGCGGCGGCCGCCGTCCAGGCGCCGCGCCGGGCGGCCCGCCGCCGGGGTACCGCACGGCGGATCCGGTGCAGTCCGGCGGGGTCGGGCTGCACCTCGGCCACGGCGCGCTGCAGCAGCACGCGGACCAGCAGCTCGTCGGTGTCGAGCCCGTCGGTGGGCGGCCCGTCGGTGGGCGGCACGTCGGGCTTCGGGGCGAGCGCGTCGGGGCCCAGCGCCTTCGGACCGAATGCGTCAGGACCGAATGCGTCAGGACCGGGTGCGTCAGGACCGGGCGTCTTCGGACCGGGCGCCTTCGGACCGCGCATGTCAGGGCCGTCCGCTCTCGGGCCCTTCGCCGTCGGGCCGTTCCCGTCCGGGCCACCGCCCGTACCGATCCGGTCGTCAGCCATGCCCGGCCTCCATCTGGACCCGCAGCGCGGCGATCCCTCGCGAGCCGTAGGCCTTCACCGAGCCGAGCGAGATGCCCAAGGTATCCGCGACCTGTGCCTCCGTCATGTCCACGAAGTAACGGAGCACCAGAACCTCCCGCTGACGACGTTGCAGACCACGCAGCGCGGCCTTCAACTGGTCGCGCTCCAGCGCATCGTAGGCTCCTTCTTCTGCACTGGCCATGTCAGGCATCGGCTTCGGCAGCAGCCGCAGGCCGAGGATCCGCCGTCGCAGCGTGGAGCGGGACAGGTTGACCACGGTCTGCCGCAGGTAGGCGAGCGTCTTCTCCGGCTCGCGCACCCTGCGGCGTGCCGAATGCACCCGGATGAACGCCTCCTGGACCACATCCTCGCAGGTCGAGAGGTCGTCGAGGAGCAGCGCCGCCAGCCGCAACAGGGAGCGGTAGTGGGCCTGGTACGTCTCGGTGAGCAGGTCCTCGCTGGTACCCGCGCCGGTACCGGCGCCGGAGCCCGCCGTGCCGGGTGCGACCGCCGTCATCTGGCTGTCTTCCGGCCTATCCGCAGGTCGCTGGGCACGCGGCGAGAACGTCATCACGGCCGCTGCCGAGATGCCCGCCCCTGCCCCCACCATCACGTTCGCCACGCCCGTTGGACACTCGATCCCCTGTCATGGTTGCCCCAGCCCACGGAACATTCTCGCGTACGGGCGGCGGCCCGCTCCAGGGGATTCCGGCGGATTGGGCAAGTGACCTCCGAAGGACCGCAGAAGGCGCACGGAATCTCACGACGTCTCACGGTTCTCGCCGCTTTCGGAGCCCGTCCGGTCCCGCCCCGGTCCCGCTCCGATCCTTGGAGCCTTACGGAGGGACACGATCCATTCCCGTCCCCGGCCCCTACCGGTCTCACGGTCGGTTCCGTTCCGACGGTTCATCCGGCCCCCGCGTCGTCCGACGCCACCCGGCCCCCGCCCGTCAGGAGCCTCGCGCCCCGCCCCGGCCCACGGCGCGTCAGACGAGGAGTTCGCCCGCCACCAGCTCGGCGATCTGCAGGGCGTTGAGCGCCGCGCCCTTGCGCAGGTTGTCACCGCAGAGGAACAGGTCCAGCGCCGCCGGGTCGTCCAGCGCCCGCCGCACCCGCCCGACCCAGACCGGATCGGTGCCGACCACGTCGTTCGGGGTGGGGAACTCGCCGGCCGCCGGATCGTCGTACAGCACCACGCCGGGGGCGTCACGGAGGATCTGCTGGGCGTGCTCCTGGGTGACCTCGCGCTCGAAGACCGCGTGCACGGCCAGCGCGTGGGTGCGCACCACCGGGATGCGGACGCAGGTCGCGGAGACCCGCAGGGCCGGCAGGCCGAGGATCTTACGCGACTCGTCGCGGAGCTTCAGCTCCTCGGACGACCAGCCGCCGTCCATCAGCGCGCCCGCCCAGGGCACCGCGTTGAGCGCCAGCGGGGCGGCGAACGGGCCGTTGTCGGCGATCACGGCACGCAGGTCGCCGGTCTGCTCGCCGACCTCGGTGCCCGCCACCAGCGCGACCTGGGCGCGCAGCGCGTCCACCCCGGAGCGGCCCTCACCGGAGGCCGCCTGGTAGGAGGCGACCACCAGTTCGCTGAGCCCGTACTCGGCGTGCAGCGCGCCGATCGCGGCGATCATCGCCAGCGTGGAGCAGTTGGGACCGGCCACGATGCCGCGCGGCCGCATCCTGGCCGCCGCCGCGTTGACCTCGGGGACGACCAGCGGGACGTCCCCGTCCATCCGGAAAGCGCCGGAGTTGTCGACCACCACGACGCCCTTGGCGGCGGCGATCGGTGCCCACCGGGCGGAGACCTCGTCGGGCACGTCGAACAGCGCGACGTCGATCCCCTCGAAGGCCTCCTCGGTGAGCGGGAGCACCTCGACGGACTCCCCGCGCACGGTCAGCTTGCGGCCGGCCGAGCGCGGGGAGGCGACGAGGCGCACCTCGCCCCAGATGTCCTGACGGAGGGAGAGCAGGCCGAGCAGCACCTCGCCGACCGCGCCGGTGGCGCCGACGACGGCGAGGTTCGGCCGGCGGGTCATCGCCCGGTGCCTCCGTAGACGACCGCCTCGTCCGACTCGCTGTCCAGCCCGAAGGCGCTGTGGACGGCGCGCACGGCCTCGTTGACGTCGTCGGCCCGGGTGACGACCGAGATGCGGATCTCCGAGGTGGAGATCAGCTCGATGTTGACGCCGGCCTCGGAGAGCGCCTCGAAGAAGGTCGCGGTGACCCCCGGGTTGGAGCGCATGCCGGCGCCGACCAGGGAGATCTTGCCGATCGCGTCGTCGTAGCGCAGCGACTCGTAGCCGATGCCCTCCTTGACCCGGCCGAGCGCGTCGATGGCCTTCTGGCCCTCGGTCTTCGGCAGCGTGAAGGAGATGTCGGTCAGCCCGGTCGCGGCGGCCGAGACGTTCTGCACCACCATGTCGATGTTGACCTCGGCGTCGGCGATGGCGCGGAAGATGCGCGCCGCCTCCCCCGGCTTGTCCGGCACGCCGACGACCGTGACCTTGGCCTCGGAAGTGTCGTGGGCGACTCCGGAGATGATGGCCTGCTCCATCTCGCCCCCTTCGGGCTGGTTCGGGTTGTCGTTGCTGACGATCGTCCCGGGAAGACCCGAGAAGGACGAGCGTACGTGAATCGGGATGTTGTAGCGCCGCGCGTACTCCACGCAGCGGTCGAGCAGCACCTTGGAGCCGGACGAGGCCAGCTCCAGCATGTCCTCGTAGGCGATCCAGTCGATCTTGCGGGCCTTCTTCACCACGCGCGGGTCGGCGGTGAACACGCCGTCCACGTCGGTGTAGATCTCGCAGACCTCGGCCCGGAGGGCCGCGGCGAGGGCGACGGCGGTGGTGTCCGAGCCCCCGCGACCGAGCGTGGTGATGTCCTTGCCGGTCTGCGAGACGCCCTGGAAACCGGCCACGATCGCGATGTTGCCCTCGTCCAGGGCGGTGCGGATGCGGCCCGGCGTCACGTCGATGATGCGCGCCTTGTTGTGGACGGAGTCGGTGATGACACCGGCCTGGCTGCCCGTGAAGGACTGGGCCTCGTGACCCAGGGATTTGATCGCCATGGCCAGCAGCGCCATGGAGATGCGCTCTCCAGCGGTCAGCAGCATGTCGAACTCACGGCCGGCAGGGAGGGGTGACACCTGCTCCGCGAGTTCGATGAGCTCGTCCGTCGTGTCGCCCATCGCGGACACCACGACGACGACCTCATGGCCGGCCTTCTTGGCGTCAACGATTCGACGGGCCACGCGCTTGATGCCCTCGGCATCCGCAACGGATGAGCCGCCGTACTTCTGCACGACAAGGCCCACGTGCGCTCCTCGACTTGTGTCGTTTCCGGGGGCTCTGGGCCCCCGCACCCCCGGGTGGCGGGGGTTGTGCGGTCCGCGCCAGTCTACCGAGCGGGGGTGCCGCGACTGCCGCTTTCCACATGATGAGACGCCCGTTTCAGCAGGTGGGCGGCGGTTCGGAGGTGGCGACCGGCAGGTCTGCGGGCTTTCCGGTGCGGCCCCGGAGAATCGGCGGACGAACGGACGGCGGCCCCGGGGTTTTCCCTTCCACCGGAATCCCTGAGGCGTCCGTCACAGTCCGTTCCCGCCCGTTCCCGCCTCCGGGGCTGCCCGTCACCGTGCGCCTGTGCTGCCCGCACTGCTCGTGCCGCCCGTCGTACGGCTGCCCGGTCTGCTACCGGCCCAGGCCCAGCTCGGCCGCCATCAGGTCGCCGGCCTGCTGCTCCAGCTGCTCGTCGGTGAGCCCGTCGTCGTCGGTGTCCGCACCGTCCGGCACCGCCCCGATCGGGCTGTCCAGCCGGACGTGGGCGATCAGCGACTGCAGCGCCCGCAGCACCGCCGAGCAGGTCGTGCCCCAGTTGGAGAGGTACGAGAACTGCCACCACCAGAGCGCCTCGCTGACCCGCCCCTCGCGGTAGTGGGTGAGCCCGTGCTGGAGCTCGCTGACCACGCCGGCCAGGTCGTCCGAGATCCGGAAGGCGTTCGGCTTCTCCGGCGGCCCGTACGGGTCGAAGACCTCGTGGTAGACGTCGATCGGCGCGAGGAGCACGGCCAGCCGCTCGCGCAGCTGCTCGCTGTCAGGCTCCGGACCGGTGTCGGGCTCGAAGCGGTCCTCCGGGACGACGTCCTCGATCGCGCCGAGCCGACCGCCGGCCAGCAGCAGCTGCGAGACCTCCAGGAGGAGCAGCGAGACGGCGCTGCCGGGCTCGTCGCCCTTGGCGACCTCGGTGACGGCGAGTACGAAGCTCTCCACCGAGTCCGCGATCTGCACCGCGAAGTCGTCCGGCTCCGAGCCGTGCGCATGGACGTGCGGGGCGGGCCGGTCCTGCTGCGGGCCTGCCTGATGGGGCGTGTGGGGCTGCTGGTTGATCGTCCGGTCAGACATCGAGCAGTCGTCTCCCTTCGAAGGCGCGGCCGAGGGTCACTTCGTCCGCGTACTCCAGATCCCCGCCGACGGGCAGACCGCTCGCCAGCCGGGTCACCTTCAGGCCCATCGGCTTGCAGAGCCGGGCCAGATAGGTGGCGGTCGCCTCCCCCTCCAGGTTGGGGTCGGTGGCCAGGATCAGCTCGGTGACCGTGCCGTCCGCGAGGCGCGCCAGCAGCTCGCGGATCCGCAGGTCGTCCGGGCCGACGCCCTCGATCGGGCTGATCGCGCCGCCCAGTACGTGGTACCGGCCGCGGAACTCGCGGGTGCGCTCGATCGCGACGACGTCCTTGGGCTCCTCGACCACGCAGATCACCGCGAGGTCGCGGCGCGGGTCGAGACAGACCCGGCACTGCTCGGCCTCCGCGACATTGCCGCAGGTCGCGCAGAACCGGACCTTGTCCTTGACCTCCAGCAACGAGTGCGCCAGCCGTCGGACGTCGGTGGGGTCTGCCTGCAGGATGTGGAAGGCGATCCGCTGCGCGCTCTTGGGCCCGACGCCGGGCAGCCTGCCCAGTTCGTCGATCAGGTCCTGAACCACGCCCTCGTACACGTCGCGCCTTCCCTCAGGGGTCTGTGGTGCACCGGTTGCCCGATGTCCCGGTGCCATCATCCAACGAATCGGGCGCCGGGCACACCGCCCGACGCCCTACTCCCGCATAAATCACACAGGTCTGTTATCCGAACTTCAGACCTTCATGACTTCGGTCTTTCCGCCCCGATTCGGCCATCCGACCAGGTCAGAACGGCAGACCGGGGATTCCGCCGCCGCCCAGGCCCTGGGTCAGCGGGCCCATCCGCTCGGCCTGCAGCTTCTGCGCCGCCTGGTTGGCGTCCCGGACGGCCGCGAGGATCAGGTCGGCCAGGGTCTCGGTGTCCTCCGGGTCGACGGCGGCCGGCGCGATGGCCAGGGCCACCAGCTCACCGGCGCCGGTCACGGTGGCCTCGACCAGGCCACCGCCCGCCGAACCGTTCACCTTCGTCTCGGCCAGCTCCTGCTGCGCCTGGGCGAGGTCCTGCTGCATCTTCTGCGCCTGCTTGAGCAGCTGCTGCATGTTGGGCTGGCCACCACCGGGGAACACGGCTCACTCCTTGCGTTCTGCGTCCGTCGTGCTTCGCTTCGTCCTGGTACGCCTGCGCCGACCGCGCCGCCGGCCGTGCCTGCCCGGCGTCGCGCGGACGTCGCCGCGTCGTCGCACCGAGCCTACGTGCTACCGGTGCCGGTCGTCCGATCGGTCACCGGCCGGGTCCCGATCGGGCCGCCGACTCGCCGGCCGCCCCCTGCCAGCGCGCCGCCCGTCCGCCGGTCAGTTCCCGCCGTGGCGGATCTCCTGCAGCACCGTCGCGCCCAGCTCGCGGATGATCAGCTCCTGGCCGGAGAACGTCTCCTCCTTGAGCTCCGGGTCGTCCTCCTCCGGGATGTCGTCCTCCAGCGCGACCGACTGCGCCGGGCGCCCGGCCGGCGGCGCCGACGGGGCCTGCACCGGCGGAGGTACCGGCGCGGGCGGCATCGCGGGGGGCGTGGCCATCGGCGCGGGCGCCGGTACGGGCGCCGGGGCGGCGGCCTGAACCGCAGGCGCGGGCGCCGCCGGACGCGCCGGTGGGGCGCCCCAGCCGCCGGTGGAACCACCGGGGCTGCCCGGGTTGCCGGAGCCGCTGCCGCCGGGATTCCCGCCCCCGGCGCCGCCGGTCCCGCCGGAGCCGCCCGACGGGTCGATGATGCACTCGATCCGCCAGTCCACACCGAGCGCGTCCGCCAGCGCCTGGCGCAGTACGTCGTCGCTGTTGCTGCTGACGAAGCTGTCCCGCGCGCCCGCGTTGATGAAGGACACCTGGAGCACGCTGCCGTCGAACCCGGCCACCTGGCCGTTCTGGCTGAGCAGGATCCAGGTGAAGCGGCGGCGGTTCTTCACCGCCTCCAGGATCTGCGGCCACATCTGCCGGACCTGCCCGGCCCCCTGCTGGGCGGCGCCCGACGGCTGCCCGCCGCCGGCCGCGGCGGCCGGAGCGGGGGCGGGCGCGGCCACCGGGGCGGCCTGGACGGGCGCGGGAGCCTGCTGCACGGGCGGCGCCGCCACCGGGGCGGGCGCACCCCCGCCCGGGGAGAAGCTGCGCGGGATCGGCCACGCACCCGGCGCGGGCGCTGCCGGAGCGGCGGCCTCCTGCGCCGGGGCCGCGGGCGCTGCCGGCGCCTGCACCGGGACGGCCTCCGCCTGGGGGGCCTGTACGGCGGGAGCCTGCAGGGCAGGCGCGTGCATCACAGGGGTCTGCATCGGGGTCTGCATCGGGGGCTGCATGGCGGGAGCCTGCATGGCGGGAGTTTGCATGGCGGGAGCCTGCATCGGGGCCGCGAAGCCGCCGGTGGCCGCCCGGCGCTCCAGCTTGTCCAGCCGCGCCTG of the Kitasatospora sp. NBC_01246 genome contains:
- a CDS encoding S9 family peptidase → MSEEKSAVPAWEQRFRAARVSLPDWAEDAPDRSLYVSNATGTYEVYAWDRATDTHRQVTDRPNGTTDAELSPDGAWIWWFDDNDGDEFGIWRRQPFAGRPEDGAGSPDEEAVPGLAASYSAGLALGRDGTVVVGRSTDEHGTTLHLRRPGAAEAVEIYRHEEYGGIGDLSYDSTLLAIDHTEHGDAMHSALRVVRLADGATVAELDEVTGHPEPRGIACLGFAPVDGDTRLLVAHQRTGRWEPMIWDVATGAETALALRDEQGRELPGDVSAQWRPDARALLVEHEYEARSELFSYALDTGVLTRLETPRGTVGGATARPDGTVEFLWSSAAEPSAVRSTAGTVVLRAPGPVPPGSVPVEDVWVDGPGGRVHALVQRPVGDGPFPTVFDVHGGPTHHDSDSFAAGPAAWLDHGFAVVRVNYRGSTGYGQAWTDALHERVGLIELEDIAAVRAWAVASGLADPERLVLTGGSWGGYLTLLGLGVQPENWTLGVAAVPVADYLTAYDDEMEALKSLDRTLFGGTPTEVPERWTASSPLTYVERVRVPVYISAGVNDPRCPIRQIENYVERLEQLGRPHEVYRYDAGHGSLVVEERIKQLRLEIDFVRRHLGAGSAGAGQGEPSDGGKG
- a CDS encoding SURF1 family protein: MYRFLLTPRWLSGTALAVAAVAVCVWLGSWQLGRFEDKVSSHQEISKAVDDAGTAAPLGELLGPDRPQVTTDTVGRAVTVSGTFDQEHQLLVPNRVLDGKQGYYVLTPLRTDDGRIVAVVRGWAPGTPAEDAAATALPPAGEVTVAGRLQAGESSGSGGAVAGGLPTGQLGTINKASLVNKLSYDGWYDGWVSSDTVPAGLTPVPTVQPQGGDGLSLRAFQNLGYTLEWFVFGGFVVFMWFRLVRREAEAEQDRALGLDPVLE
- a CDS encoding SigE family RNA polymerase sigma factor — encoded protein: MVGAGAGISAAAVMTFSPRAQRPADRPEDSQMTAVAPGTAGSGAGTGAGTSEDLLTETYQAHYRSLLRLAALLLDDLSTCEDVVQEAFIRVHSARRRVREPEKTLAYLRQTVVNLSRSTLRRRILGLRLLPKPMPDMASAEEGAYDALERDQLKAALRGLQRRQREVLVLRYFVDMTEAQVADTLGISLGSVKAYGSRGIAALRVQMEAGHG
- a CDS encoding aspartate-semialdehyde dehydrogenase translates to MTRRPNLAVVGATGAVGEVLLGLLSLRQDIWGEVRLVASPRSAGRKLTVRGESVEVLPLTEEAFEGIDVALFDVPDEVSARWAPIAAAKGVVVVDNSGAFRMDGDVPLVVPEVNAAAARMRPRGIVAGPNCSTLAMIAAIGALHAEYGLSELVVASYQAASGEGRSGVDALRAQVALVAGTEVGEQTGDLRAVIADNGPFAAPLALNAVPWAGALMDGGWSSEELKLRDESRKILGLPALRVSATCVRIPVVRTHALAVHAVFEREVTQEHAQQILRDAPGVVLYDDPAAGEFPTPNDVVGTDPVWVGRVRRALDDPAALDLFLCGDNLRKGAALNALQIAELVAGELLV
- a CDS encoding aspartate kinase; translated protein: MGLVVQKYGGSSVADAEGIKRVARRIVDAKKAGHEVVVVVSAMGDTTDELIELAEQVSPLPAGREFDMLLTAGERISMALLAMAIKSLGHEAQSFTGSQAGVITDSVHNKARIIDVTPGRIRTALDEGNIAIVAGFQGVSQTGKDITTLGRGGSDTTAVALAAALRAEVCEIYTDVDGVFTADPRVVKKARKIDWIAYEDMLELASSGSKVLLDRCVEYARRYNIPIHVRSSFSGLPGTIVSNDNPNQPEGGEMEQAIISGVAHDTSEAKVTVVGVPDKPGEAARIFRAIADAEVNIDMVVQNVSAAATGLTDISFTLPKTEGQKAIDALGRVKEGIGYESLRYDDAIGKISLVGAGMRSNPGVTATFFEALSEAGVNIELISTSEIRISVVTRADDVNEAVRAVHSAFGLDSESDEAVVYGGTGR
- a CDS encoding DUF5063 domain-containing protein; its protein translation is MSDRTINQQPHTPHQAGPQQDRPAPHVHAHGSEPDDFAVQIADSVESFVLAVTEVAKGDEPGSAVSLLLLEVSQLLLAGGRLGAIEDVVPEDRFEPDTGPEPDSEQLRERLAVLLAPIDVYHEVFDPYGPPEKPNAFRISDDLAGVVSELQHGLTHYREGRVSEALWWWQFSYLSNWGTTCSAVLRALQSLIAHVRLDSPIGAVPDGADTDDDGLTDEQLEQQAGDLMAAELGLGR
- the recR gene encoding recombination mediator RecR, with amino-acid sequence MYEGVVQDLIDELGRLPGVGPKSAQRIAFHILQADPTDVRRLAHSLLEVKDKVRFCATCGNVAEAEQCRVCLDPRRDLAVICVVEEPKDVVAIERTREFRGRYHVLGGAISPIEGVGPDDLRIRELLARLADGTVTELILATDPNLEGEATATYLARLCKPMGLKVTRLASGLPVGGDLEYADEVTLGRAFEGRRLLDV
- a CDS encoding YbaB/EbfC family nucleoid-associated protein, which gives rise to MFPGGGQPNMQQLLKQAQKMQQDLAQAQQELAETKVNGSAGGGLVEATVTGAGELVALAIAPAAVDPEDTETLADLILAAVRDANQAAQKLQAERMGPLTQGLGGGGIPGLPF